DNA sequence from the Runella rosea genome:
AGCACCTCTACAATTTTAGTTAGCGTTTGAAATGATGGATTACCCGTTCCGTTTTCAACGGCAATCACGGTACGAAGTCCTATCTCTGCCAAGTCGGCTAAGTCGTTTTGGCGAATATCAAGCCTTTGTCGACGTTGCCTTATGGTTTCACCAAGTTGAATGAGAGTCATAAATGAAGATTTGAATGTGCAATATAATGCTTGTTTGGCTCTGTTTTTCTAAAAACGCAATTGTTTGTTTATTAAATGTGTAATATATTGCATTAAATAAAGAAACAAGTTGATGCGAGACTTAGAACAAATCAAACGAATATTGGATCTTGAAGTGGTTTTGCAACACTATGGCTACAGGTTTGTCAAATCGAAGTCATCAACTGTTTCGCGCATCTACCGAAAAGGAGAGCAACGCTTATCTGTCATTGTTGACGGAGGTTTCGCTGCCAAATTCTTTGCAGACTTAAACGATCCTCAATTTAAAGGCGATATTTTTAAGTTCATGGAACGTATGGAGCATGGAAACTACCGCCAAATATTTGAGAAGATTGAATTAATGATGGCTCAATCTGGTACGCTTCCCGATGTATTTGCCAAAAAGATAGATTTACCCGAGCAGAGCGTGGTTGAACCGGTGTCGGACCGTCGCAGGGAAGATATACGCCTCCGCGAGCAGGATTTATACCGCAAATTTCAGATTACACCGCTTACAGATACTGAATACCTTGAAAGTCGGTATATTTCAAAAGATGTACTCTTTTCCAAAGAATTTGAAGGACGACTCAAAAATGTGACTTTTGATAACGGAGTTATTCAGTACGCAAATACAGCGTTTCCCATGTATGCGCGCAACGGAAACATTCAATCAATGGATATTCGGAATATGGCTTATAAAGCGTTTCCTAAAGGAGAGAGAGGGGAGGCTTTATGGCGTTCTAATCAGTTTTTTGAAGCAAAAAGGGCGTTGAAAGCCGAAAATGGACTGGAGATACCGGTAGGAACGCTTGGAACTCTTTACCGTCGTGATACCGAAAATTTCGTATTTATGTACGGAGAGGTAGGGAAAGAAATGCGTTTGATTGTACCTTATGAGCAAGCTAAAACGGGTCTGAATGAAGTCCCTGTTCATCGAATAATCATTTCGGAATCGCCTATTGATGCAATTTCGTTAAAACAATTGAATCCTGAAAAAGCCAATGAACGACGTTTATACGTCGCTACTTGTGGACAGCCCAGCGGGAAACAACTGGCTTTTTTACAGGAAATTCTTAATCAAAATCCTCAGGCACAGTTTGTAATTGCACAGGATGGTGATAATGCCGGCCTACGATTTGCAGTGAATTATTTGGTATTGGATCACCCATCCGAAGACCCAGAAATGAAGATTAAACCGTACCTGATGTTTTCATCGACGGTTGAACAGCAACCCAAGAAAATAAAGGAAAGTACCCAAACCCAAGAATCCACGGGAATGAACCGGTTGAAGCTGGAACTTCGCTACCCTTTGGCCGCTGGAGCAAGAAAAGCGCAGGAATTAAATGAGGGTTTTATCAGGGCTTTAGCGGAAGAGATGAATTTGTTTGCGTCACGAATACCCAAAAATTGTAATGACAAATCTCAGAAAAATAAAGAACAGCAAATCGAGCATCATCTCCAGAACATACCTATCACAGAGACAATGCTCGACGAAAATATGCAGTACCTGATTACGCGTACTGAGATTCACTTTCTGAATAATGCCGAACTAACTACAAAAGTACTGAAACGTATCAGTGATGAAATTGAAAACAGGCAGGGGCAAAAACTGTTTCAATTCGTTTGTTTAACTCCGCAGCAAAAAGATTTGAATAATGTCTTAAAAGAGCTTAACGGTCAGGCGTTACCGTCGTCTCATCCTCTTACATTACCAGAACTTCCAGTTATTAAATCATACCAAGATATTCAAAAAGACAAAAAAGCGGGTAAGGAAAATGTTGAACATCAGTGGTTTATGTCAAATAATAACAAAATTATATTTTAAAAAAAGGGATCTAAGCACTTTTTCATAGAAGCCCTTAGCATAGTTCTTTTCATTGATTAATAGACCTACGATTGAACATCAAGCAAATACTTCTAATGTGCGCTCCTATTTTAGGACCAGTAGTTAAATTGGATAACGGGCTTATTTATTCCCGTATGAAAGGTGTGCAGAGCACTAAATCTTGGACACAGAGTTTCCCTTATTTTGGTAAAACTGATTTGATTATTAGGACTATTCTTCATTTACCACCCTTTTGATTTCAAGAATTCAGCAGGATTTTGAAAGCCAATCCCTCCATGAATTCTCTCAAATCTAGAGGCCGCCGCAGTGAGACCTTTTATCACATCTAACATAAAATCTTTCAGGTACAATCATAGTTTGAAAAACGCGTTTAAATAATATTTTAACACCAAGATATTAAATGACTAACATTCCATCGGGAGAAAACATCCAAAATGGTCAAAACTTGCACATTTCGAATGCTACCCTTAATCCTGATAAACTTGACATCGAATTCCTGGCAGGTAAAAGGCACTTGCACCTGTGGTAATAAGTCTTTAACCTAATTGCGTTTCATCTTTTTAAAACTTATCAAGTACTCATTTCTAAGTAATTGATGAGTCTTCACAGACTGGATTACTACAAACGATGTAGCGATTTGACACTTGCCAAAAAACTGGTTATATTACTATAAAATTTAATTTGGGTAAGAGTACATGTGATAATTGACACACGTCTAAAATTTCCCATCCGATATATCACATATTTTCCAGATTTCCTTCGCGCTTCTGCCACAATTTTTTAAAATAGGATGGAGGGACACCTGTCACCTTTTTGAACTGAGTCGATAAATGTGCGACACTACTGTAGTGGAGGCGATAGGCAATTTCGGTTAAATTTATCTCATCATATAGCAGCAATTCTTTGACACGTTCAATTTTATGAAGGATAATGAACTGTTGGATAGTCATGCCTTTATGCTCTGAAAATATGTTTGATAAATATGTATAATCGTAGCCTAATTTTTCGCTGATATAGTCTGAGTAATTTACTTTGGGTACTTCATTCTCATAATGGATCATTTTAATGATGACGGCCTTTGTCTTTTCAATAAGGATACTTTTTTTATCGTTAAGCAATTCTAGTCCTGATTGGAGTAGTTGTTCTTTAAGGATTTCACGTTGTGGTGGTGTAATCTCTTCCAAAAGCTCTACCATACCCAAGTCAATAGTTTTGTAAGGCAACCTGAGCTTTTTTAGGGTCGCTTCCACTACCATTTTACAACGTAGACTGACCATAAATTTGATGTATAGCTTCATGTAGTTTTTTGTTGATTGTATTCATTATATCATCGCTTTTACTAAAAGCAGATGAATACAAACCGAGGCCCTTAAGCTATACAAAACATAAGGTGAGCGTATCTACCCGTAAGCACTAAACAATCATGCCACACAACTAAAAAATTGGTCAAATTGTATATAAACCCTTTAAAATGTGAGATTTATGTAAGAAAAAATCTAAGATATGTAATACTTTACTGATGAAGCAGAATCAGTTTTAATTGAATTACAACAAAATCATTTTGTTTTTGCTGTGAATAACCTGCCAATACCAAAGTTTATTATGGGTGTCCCAAACGTAAAATGAGTTCCACTCATTTTACAGGGCTAGTCGAATTTAACACTTTAAAAAAGTGTGATTTATATAATTATTTTCTGGAAATATGTAACACAAATTATGCTCCTAAGTTTGACATTTGTATTATGTCTGTTTATAGTTATGCTATCGTTATGGATTTACTTGAAGTAAATACTTCTGCGAAATTGGATTCCCCGTATTTTTCGACTTTCTACATCATTAATTGAACCTGCAGCTTACCCAATTGCTTGAAGAGTACTCAATTACGACTGTATCACAACAAAACAATTAAAAATGAGCTATCTATCCGCTTATCGATTTTAAAACTGCTTTGGCCCATTTTTTATCATTGTACTTTTTGAGGGAGTATTTATTGCATTATTTTTTTTGTCAACAGGTTTAAGAGAATCACCATTTAATTTAAAAAAAAATGAAAAAAAATTTATTTCTAATTCTAAGCGTATCCACCTTG
Encoded proteins:
- a CDS encoding toprim domain-containing protein, which encodes MRDLEQIKRILDLEVVLQHYGYRFVKSKSSTVSRIYRKGEQRLSVIVDGGFAAKFFADLNDPQFKGDIFKFMERMEHGNYRQIFEKIELMMAQSGTLPDVFAKKIDLPEQSVVEPVSDRRREDIRLREQDLYRKFQITPLTDTEYLESRYISKDVLFSKEFEGRLKNVTFDNGVIQYANTAFPMYARNGNIQSMDIRNMAYKAFPKGERGEALWRSNQFFEAKRALKAENGLEIPVGTLGTLYRRDTENFVFMYGEVGKEMRLIVPYEQAKTGLNEVPVHRIIISESPIDAISLKQLNPEKANERRLYVATCGQPSGKQLAFLQEILNQNPQAQFVIAQDGDNAGLRFAVNYLVLDHPSEDPEMKIKPYLMFSSTVEQQPKKIKESTQTQESTGMNRLKLELRYPLAAGARKAQELNEGFIRALAEEMNLFASRIPKNCNDKSQKNKEQQIEHHLQNIPITETMLDENMQYLITRTEIHFLNNAELTTKVLKRISDEIENRQGQKLFQFVCLTPQQKDLNNVLKELNGQALPSSHPLTLPELPVIKSYQDIQKDKKAGKENVEHQWFMSNNNKIIF
- a CDS encoding helix-turn-helix transcriptional regulator — encoded protein: MTLIQLGETIRQRRQRLDIRQNDLADLAEIGLRTVIAVENGTGNPSFQTLTKIVEVLGLELNLTVKL
- a CDS encoding helix-turn-helix domain-containing protein; amino-acid sequence: MKLYIKFMVSLRCKMVVEATLKKLRLPYKTIDLGMVELLEEITPPQREILKEQLLQSGLELLNDKKSILIEKTKAVIIKMIHYENEVPKVNYSDYISEKLGYDYTYLSNIFSEHKGMTIQQFIILHKIERVKELLLYDEINLTEIAYRLHYSSVAHLSTQFKKVTGVPPSYFKKLWQKREGNLENM